The following coding sequences are from one Lolium rigidum isolate FL_2022 chromosome 6, APGP_CSIRO_Lrig_0.1, whole genome shotgun sequence window:
- the LOC124662357 gene encoding B3 domain-containing protein Os03g0620400-like, with product MLECADFAETGDVSKMSNPCECCHRKLRFIRQIKGNFMHSMVIPECFVKYFGRKIPESVILEAPNGNIYDVGVTESMNRTILKSGWAAFVAANIIEENYSLMFRYLGNARFEVTIFDSNGQEKALCCAGMKTASDVKTPNSHYVGNSSSSRHGTTQLLSGEGSDSDGCPKEIACHYCESAKKAALSYTSDEFSDDIVLSGRCYLTEEQEVKIQALVSRMRPEIPVLVVVMKKTNVKPYGNLVIRKDYALQYLPCEDTNIILQVRMKKTTWKCKLQVRSSGVSDAGRRTLYLGKFVRDNHVREGDIWLFQPMANVKNGRFTMRVHLLHKASIDHFPDRRTGIGSNYGRTSANVTGVNEQPPTDGEEISSSDHEEHGTSESSEGASDPPFILPGRIRLTPAQEKKVLEKVEEIERELPIYVAIMNKINVCRRNTSPILNFGVRYATTYLEKKHATGHHGKEGVISLVLQRDRKRGTWATEMRWSTHRTGPQLRVVKGWPSFSRANHLREGDLCLFKLMNNEELLKMVVYIIRREKC from the exons ATGTTGGAATGTGCTGATTTTGCTGAAACTGGG GACGTATCCAAGATGAGCAATCCATGCGAATGCTGCCACAGAAAGCTGAGGTTCATAAGACAGATTAAAGGAAACTTCATGCATAGCATG GTCATACCAGAGTGCTTTGTGAAGTATTTTGGAAGAAAGATCCCGGAAAGCGTCATACTAGAAGCTCCTAATGGTAACATATATGATGTTGGAGTTACTGAGAGTATGAACAGAACAATCCTCAAGTCTGGATGGGCGGCATTTGTTGCTGCCAATATAATAGAAGAGAATTATTCCTTGATGTTTCGATACCTTGGAAATGCCCGCTTTGAGGTTACAATTTTTGATTCCAATGGCCAGGAGAAAGCCTTGTGCTGTGCTGGGATGAAAACTGCCTCTGATGTGAAAACACCAAACAGTCACTATGTTGGTAATTCGAGCAGTTCACGTCATGGCACTACTCAGTTGTTATCGGGTGAAGGATCAGATTCAGATGGATGCCCAAAGGAAATCGCATGCCATTATTGTGAATCAGCAAAGAAGGCTGCATTATCTTATACTTCTGATGAATTTTCGG ATGATATTGTCTTATCAGGGCGTTGCTATCTTACGGAAGAACAGGAGGTGAAAATACAAGCACTTGTAAGCAGAATGCGACCTGAAATCCCAGTGCTTGTTGTAGTGATGAAGAAGACCAATGTAAAACCATATGGTAATCTG GTTATACGCAAGGATTATGCGCTTCAGTACTTGCCATGTGAAGATACAAATATCATACTCCAAGTGCGTATGAAAAAAACTACCTGGAAATGCAAATTGCAAGTCAGGTCATCTGGCGTGTCTGATGCAGGTCGGCGCACCCTTTATTTGGGTAAATTTGTCAGGGACAATCATGTCAGAGAGGGTGATATCTGGCTCTTTCAACCAATGGCAAATGTTAAGAACGGAAGATTCACGATGAGAGTCCATCTCCTTCACAAAGCGAGCATTGATCATTTCCCTGATAGAAGAACTGGCATTGGCTCAAACTATGGAAGGACAAGCGCAAATGTCACTGGTGTTAACGAGCAACCACCGACTGATG GTGAAGAGATCTCCTCTTCAGACCATGAAGAGCATGGAACCTCTGAGAGTTCTGAAGGAGCTTCTGATCCTCCTTTCATTCTGCCAGGCAGAATTCGTCTAACACCAGCGCAGGAGAAGAAAGTGTTGGAAAAAGTTGAAGAAATTGAGAGAGAACTACCCATTTACGTTGCGATCATGAACAAGATAAATGTCTGTCGCCGCAATACCTCTCCCATCTTA AACTTTGGTGTACGTTACGCTACCACATATCTTGAAAAGAAGCACGCTACTGGGCATCATGGAAAGGAGGGTGTCATCAGTTTGGTGCTTCAGCGTGACCGGAAGAGGGGGACGTGGGCCACTGAGATGCGATGGTCTACCCACCGCACGGGCCCTCAGCTGAGGGTTGTCAAAGGATGGCCCTCGTTCTCCCGTGCCAACCACCTGCGGGAGGGGGACCTCTGCCTCTTCAAGCTGATGAACAATGAGGAGCTGCTCAAGATGGTGGTCTACATCATTCGCCGTGAGAAATGTTAG